A portion of the Tiliqua scincoides isolate rTilSci1 chromosome 3, rTilSci1.hap2, whole genome shotgun sequence genome contains these proteins:
- the NICOL1 gene encoding NELL2-interacting cell ontogeny regulator 1 translates to MLRGAAVHVPLAVCSSHSERPSQRQAQDQEEDSTSEMLKAYLSKVVILVPVILVVGFISAKPTTAEEESGTTIPAESRPCVDCHAFEFMQRALQDLKKTAYNLDTRTETLLFKVEKRTLCDCLTANALN, encoded by the exons atgctcagaggtgcgGCTGTTCATGTTCCGTTGGCAGTCTGCAGCAGCCATTCAGAGAGACCTTCACAAAGGCAGGCACAAGATCAG GAGGAAGACTCAACTAGCGAGATGCTGAAAGCTTACCTAAGCAAAGTGGTCATTTTAGTGCCTGTAATTCTTGTAGTTGGGTTTATTTCTGCAAAGCCAACTACAGCTGAAGAAGAATCGGGAACAACAATCCCTGCTGAAA GTCGCCCATGTGTTGACTGCCATGCGTTTGAATTCATGCAGAGGGCCTTGCAAGATTTAAAGAAGACTGCATACAATTTAGATACACGG ACAGAGACACTGCTTTTTAAAGTGGAGAAGAGGACACTGTGTGACTGTTTAACTGCAAATGCACTGAACTGA